The Micromonospora siamensis genome contains the following window.
CGGACCGTGACGTCGTAGATGCCGCTGCGGCCGTAGCGGGTGCGCTCGGTGGCGGTGGCCTCCAGCAGGTCGCCCTCGCGGACCGGGCGCAGGAAGCTGATCTCGCCGCCGGCCGCGACGGTGACCGGGCCGTGGCTGTTGCAGGCCAGCGCGAACGCGGTGTCGGCGAGCAGGAAGACGAAGCCACCGTGGCCGATGGCGTGCCCGTTGAGCATCGCGGCGGTGACCCGCA
Protein-coding sequences here:
- the paaI gene encoding hydroxyphenylacetyl-CoA thioesterase PaaI — encoded protein: MFDADVASKGLGIELVSAGDGAAVARMRVTAAMLNGHAIGHGGFVFLLADTAFALACNSHGPVTVAAGGEISFLRPVREGDLLEATATERTRYGRSGIYDVTVRRDDEVVAEFRGRSRTLSGDG